The segment CTTGGCATCCCACAAGATAATTAGATAACTAAATACGATTATTTTACAAAATCAAATCTCTCAACTCTCAAGCATGTTCTTCAATCAACTTATGTCAGTatttctgtgtgtgtgtgtaaagatGGAAGATGATAAAGCCACCACAGTTATCGTGACATTTACCAAATTTTCTCAGATATTCTTCtcattttgggtattttatttGTAGATGTTTAGTGATATAAACTTATTATTTGTCGTCTGAATAATAAAGTTCATTATATTTCTTCATGAACTTGATTATCATGTATCTTAGAGTTGTTTATACCATGACTCCATCTTTTAAAGCTATAGTCTCCTTTTGATCTTTATACAGATCTAAGCAACACTTGTGTTAAGAAAAGCTTCGGTTTCCATTTCACTTTACCAGGAAACTTTCATGTCTGACCTCGACCTCCAGATTCCCACTGCTTTTGGTAAGTTCTTTCATCTCAACAAAAAATCTTACATTGTTAATACTGATTTTTCCAAATCTTGAAGGTAaatttttaatctttatttttttgtttcaaaagacCCGTTTGCTGAAGCTAATGCTGAGGACTCTGGTGCTGGATCAAAAGAATACGTTCATATTCGTGTTCAACAGAGAAATGGTAGAAAAAGCTTGACAACTGTTCAAGGGTTGAAAAAAGATTTTAGCTACAATAAGATTTTGAAGGACCTTAAAAAGGAGTTTTGCTGTAATGGCACTGTTGTTCAAGATCCTGAACTAGGCCaggtttttacttttatttttttaaaatcttacaagcttattgttattattattattttatttttgcttttAAATTTCGGATTTCTCACATTCTCTTATGTTGTTTTGAAGGTCATTCAACTTCAAGGTGACCAGAGAAAGAACGTCTCTGCCTTTCTTACTCAGGTAACTTTTTTCAATGTATGCTAAATTGACTGAGTTTGAGTaaatgaccgttttacccttCTGTATGTAAATGATGGATTGATGGGTAAAATTAGTAAATAACAAATGACTTTATTTAAGAATTGTTATAAAtccattttgttttatttaatagTTAAGCATTGTTTGTtttgatcttggagaaattccaACTTTGTCAAATGTGTTGAGCTAAGAGATTTTTGCattagtattaattatattatgaaatgacttttttttaaaaaatattgtttGTAAATGGATGTGTTTTGCTTTTGTGTAGGCAGGAATAGTGAAAAAGGATCATATCAAGATTCATGGATTTTAATTGGTGTGGTATCAGTGCTATGGTGGGCAATATAATATGCTGCAAGTGTACTTGTTATGGATATGAAGAAGTTAACATGTTATCTTTGCTATTATATGGTGTGATTGCGAATCTAGTAAAGACAAgattatgaaaatgtttttaacATTCTGACATTaagaatataataataatgaCTGAACAATGAACAGATATTATCACATGCCGCATTTTTTATACCATATGTTTTTTTATACAGTTATAAGACTTTGCTTTGAATAACAACTGAAAAGAAATTGCTTGTTGTGGGAGAAGAATAAAATGTGATGCATGCTTATTATGCTTGTTCTTGGAACAAAATGGAAGGTGGtttgaaattatttatttaacctaTTAAACTATATAATCTTTGACAGTTTTTTGCTTATTAAAGTTTAGAAGGATTTTGCTTACAAATCTGTTTGTTGCATTAATACTAATGTCTTATTTTATGTTGTTAAAAATGCCAAAAAGTTTAGAAGACGGGAATGTTTTCTTTATCCACTTGTTTAAAAAATGTTAAATTTATTTTCGACCAATTTGCAGAAAATAATCAGCCAACTAAATTATTTTACTGATTGTACCTTTTACTACGTATTTTTATGGTTAAAAGATGCGTAAAGATACAAATTAACAGCTACACATTTGTGATGAAAACAAATGAAGTAGTATAAATGTAACTCGCCATATCTGCAATGGATTTTGTCTGTGTATAACTAAAGCAAGCATTTTGCTTGATTATCTTAAAGCAACATAACTATGAAGTTGATTAAGAAACATTACAACTTTTTTCGAATAACGAGGTTTAAACCTTGGGTCCATCCACTTCGCTGCGAAC is part of the Lactuca sativa cultivar Salinas chromosome 7, Lsat_Salinas_v11, whole genome shotgun sequence genome and harbors:
- the LOC111877284 gene encoding protein translation factor SUI1 homolog, with the translated sequence MSDLDLQIPTAFDPFAEANAEDSGAGSKEYVHIRVQQRNGRKSLTTVQGLKKDFSYNKILKDLKKEFCCNGTVVQDPELGQVIQLQGDQRKNVSAFLTQAGIVKKDHIKIHGF